A window from Mycobacterium botniense encodes these proteins:
- a CDS encoding ArsA family ATPase gives MSPPVHTPPRLDMASILSDTSNRVIVCCGAGGVGKTTTAAALALRAAEYGRTVVVLTIDPAKRLAQALGINALGNTPQRVPLAPEVPGELYAMMLDMRRTFDEMVAQYSGPERAQAILNNQFYQTVATSLAGTQEYMAMEKLGQLLAQDRWDLVVVDTPPSRNALDFLDAPKRLGSFMDSRLWRLLLGPGRGIGRLVTGAMSLAMKAISTVLGSQMLSDAAAFVQSLDATFGGFRAKAERTYALLKRHGTQFVVVSAAEPDALREASFFVDRLSEEGMPLAGLILNRTHPMLCSLPVERAIDAAETLQAEATDLEAAAALAIAVLQIHADRAQTAKRETRLLSRFTGAHPHVAIVGVPSLPFDVSDLEALHALADQITADHITPVGDDASG, from the coding sequence ATGAGTCCTCCGGTGCACACGCCGCCAAGACTGGATATGGCGTCCATTTTGTCTGACACCAGCAACCGCGTCATTGTGTGTTGCGGCGCCGGCGGTGTCGGCAAGACCACCACCGCTGCGGCGCTGGCGCTCCGGGCTGCTGAATATGGCAGGACAGTAGTAGTTTTAACGATCGACCCGGCCAAGCGGCTAGCACAAGCACTGGGAATCAACGCCCTTGGCAACACACCGCAACGCGTCCCGCTTGCGCCTGAAGTCCCCGGCGAACTTTACGCGATGATGCTCGACATGCGGCGCACCTTCGACGAGATGGTGGCGCAGTATTCCGGACCGGAACGCGCCCAAGCAATTCTGAATAACCAGTTTTACCAGACCGTCGCCACCTCGCTCGCGGGGACACAAGAGTACATGGCGATGGAAAAGCTCGGTCAGCTGCTGGCCCAGGACCGCTGGGATCTGGTGGTGGTTGACACCCCGCCGTCACGCAACGCACTGGATTTCCTCGACGCGCCGAAAAGACTGGGCAGCTTCATGGACAGCCGGCTGTGGCGGCTGCTGCTGGGCCCCGGGCGGGGCATCGGGCGGCTGGTGACCGGCGCAATGAGTCTGGCAATGAAGGCGATATCGACGGTATTGGGTTCTCAGATGCTTTCCGACGCAGCGGCGTTCGTCCAGTCGCTGGACGCCACCTTCGGCGGTTTTCGGGCGAAGGCGGAACGCACGTATGCGCTCTTGAAGCGGCACGGTACCCAGTTTGTTGTGGTGTCGGCGGCCGAACCGGACGCGCTGCGCGAGGCGTCCTTCTTTGTCGACCGGCTGTCAGAAGAAGGCATGCCGCTGGCGGGCCTCATCTTGAACCGCACCCATCCGATGTTGTGCAGCTTGCCCGTCGAGCGTGCTATCGATGCTGCTGAAACCTTGCAGGCGGAGGCCACCGACCTCGAGGCCGCGGCAGCGCTTGCGATTGCGGTGTTGCAGATCCACGCCGACCGCGCCCAGACGGCCAAACGCGAGACCCGTTTGCTGTCCCGATTTACCGGGGCTCATCCGCATGTGGCGATCGTCGGGGTACCGTCCTTACCCTTCGAC
- a CDS encoding ArsA-related P-loop ATPase has translation MVATTPSGAGSARWPSKARLHFVTGKGGTGKSTVAAALALTLASGGRKVLLVEVEGRQGIAQLFDVPPLPYREVKIATAEHGGHVNALAIDIEAAFLEYLDMFYNLGIAGRAMRRVGAIEFATTIAPGLRDVLLTGKIKESVVRVDKNRLPVYDAVVVDSPPTGRIARFLDVTRAVSDLAKGGPVYSQSEGVVQLLHSDQTAIHLVTLLEALPMQETIEAIDELRQLNLPIGSVIVNRNIPAYLQPDDLAKAAEGDVDADAVRAGLARAGIKLADADFAGLLTETIHHAARIAARAETAEQLDQLHVPRLELPAVADGVDLGSLYELSESLAQQGVR, from the coding sequence GTGGTGGCAACCACACCGAGCGGCGCCGGTTCCGCGCGCTGGCCCTCGAAGGCTCGGCTGCATTTCGTCACCGGCAAAGGCGGCACTGGCAAGTCCACCGTCGCGGCGGCGCTGGCCCTGACGCTGGCCTCGGGCGGCCGCAAGGTGCTGCTTGTGGAAGTTGAAGGGCGCCAAGGGATTGCACAGCTATTCGACGTCCCGCCACTGCCGTACCGGGAAGTCAAAATCGCGACCGCCGAGCACGGCGGCCACGTGAACGCACTGGCGATCGACATCGAGGCCGCCTTCCTGGAATACCTCGACATGTTCTACAACCTTGGCATTGCGGGCCGGGCGATGCGACGCGTCGGTGCGATCGAGTTCGCGACAACAATCGCGCCCGGTCTGCGCGACGTGCTGCTTACCGGCAAGATCAAGGAATCGGTCGTCCGCGTTGACAAGAACAGACTGCCGGTCTACGACGCGGTCGTCGTTGATTCGCCCCCAACTGGACGTATCGCGCGTTTCCTCGATGTCACCCGGGCAGTTTCGGATCTGGCCAAGGGCGGGCCCGTGTACTCCCAAAGCGAAGGTGTGGTGCAGCTGCTGCATTCCGACCAGACCGCCATCCACCTGGTGACGCTGCTGGAAGCGTTGCCGATGCAGGAGACGATCGAAGCGATCGACGAACTGCGCCAGCTGAACCTGCCGATCGGCAGCGTGATCGTGAATCGCAACATCCCCGCCTATCTGCAGCCCGACGACCTGGCCAAAGCCGCCGAGGGTGATGTCGACGCCGACGCCGTCCGGGCCGGATTGGCCAGAGCAGGGATCAAGCTGGCGGACGCCGACTTCGCCGGGCTGCTCACCGAAACGATCCATCACGCCGCCCGGATCGCTGCGCGCGCTGAAACCGCGGAGCAGCTCGACCAGCTACATGTGCCGCGATTAGAACTCCCGGCGGTTGCCGACGGTGTCGACCTCGGCAGCCTCTACGAGCTCTCTGAATCCCTTGCCCAACAGGGGGTGCGATGA
- a CDS encoding DUF4177 domain-containing protein, with the protein MTQSTAWEYVTVPLLTHATKQILDQWGADGWELVAVLPGPTGEQHVAYLKRPK; encoded by the coding sequence ATGACCCAATCGACCGCGTGGGAGTACGTGACGGTTCCCCTCTTGACGCACGCAACCAAACAGATTCTCGACCAGTGGGGTGCTGACGGCTGGGAGCTGGTTGCGGTGCTGCCGGGACCAACCGGTGAGCAACACGTCGCTTACCTCAAGCGCCCCAAGTAA
- a CDS encoding RidA family protein: protein MSASARLGQLGIELPQVAAPLASYVPAVRAGNLVFTAGQLPMQAGKLVRTGKVGAEVSPEEGHALARICTLNALAAVDSLVGIDAVTRVVKVVGFVASAPGFNGQPGVLNGASDLLTDVFADNGAHARTAVGVAELPLNAPVEVELVVEVG from the coding sequence GTGAGTGCTTCGGCACGGCTCGGGCAGCTCGGTATCGAGCTTCCGCAAGTAGCGGCGCCGCTGGCGTCCTACGTACCCGCGGTACGTGCTGGGAACCTGGTCTTTACAGCAGGGCAGCTGCCGATGCAGGCCGGCAAGCTGGTCCGGACCGGCAAGGTCGGCGCCGAGGTCAGTCCCGAGGAAGGTCACGCACTGGCCCGGATCTGCACGCTGAACGCGCTGGCGGCGGTGGATTCGCTGGTAGGTATCGACGCGGTGACCCGAGTGGTCAAGGTGGTCGGATTTGTCGCCTCCGCACCGGGTTTCAATGGCCAGCCCGGTGTTCTCAACGGCGCATCCGATTTACTCACGGACGTGTTCGCCGATAACGGCGCACATGCGCGCACCGCGGTCGGCGTCGCCGAATTGCCGCTGAACGCACCGGTGGAAGTCGAGTTGGTGGTGGAGGTCGGTTGA
- a CDS encoding MBL fold metallo-hydrolase: MTGVAESLNHPAYGRLRPVTDTASVLLAENPGLMTLEGTNTWVLRGRGSDELVIVDPGPDDDAHIARLAALGRIALVLISHRHGDHTDGIDKLVELTGAPVRSVGSGFLRGLSGHLVDGEVIEAAGLTITVLATPGHTADSVSFVLEDAVLTADTVLGRGTTVIDTEDGSLADYLQSLHRLRGLGPRMVLPGHGPDLPDVQAAAAGYLAHRQQRLEQIRSALRDLGDDATARQIVEHVYGDVDEKLWGVAEWSVQAQLDYLRR, from the coding sequence GTGACCGGGGTTGCTGAGTCGTTGAACCATCCTGCCTACGGGCGGCTGCGGCCGGTCACCGACACGGCGTCGGTGTTGTTGGCCGAAAATCCCGGTTTGATGACGCTGGAGGGCACCAACACCTGGGTACTGCGCGGGAGAGGCAGCGACGAGCTGGTCATCGTCGATCCCGGCCCCGACGACGACGCCCATATCGCCCGGCTCGCTGCACTGGGGCGTATCGCGCTGGTGCTGATCAGTCACCGCCACGGTGACCACACCGACGGTATCGACAAGCTCGTCGAGCTGACCGGGGCCCCGGTGCGCTCGGTGGGCAGCGGGTTTTTGCGGGGGCTCAGCGGACACTTGGTCGACGGTGAAGTCATCGAGGCCGCGGGCCTTACCATCACCGTGTTGGCGACCCCGGGCCACACCGCCGACTCGGTGTCCTTCGTTCTCGAGGACGCCGTGCTGACGGCGGACACGGTATTGGGCCGCGGCACCACCGTCATCGACACCGAAGACGGCAGCCTGGCCGACTACCTGCAATCACTGCACCGTCTGCGTGGTTTGGGCCCGCGCATGGTCTTACCCGGACACGGCCCGGACTTACCCGACGTACAAGCCGCGGCCGCCGGATATCTGGCCCATCGGCAGCAGCGCCTCGAGCAGATTCGCTCCGCCCTGCGAGATCTCGGTGATGACGCGACCGCCCGCCAGATCGTCGAACACGTCTATGGCGACGTCGACGAGAAACTTTGGGGTGTCGCCGAATGGTCTGTACAGGCCCAACTGGATTACCTGCGCAGGTAG
- the crp gene encoding cAMP-activated global transcriptional regulator CRP: MDEILARAGIFQGVEPSAVAALTKQLQPVDFPRGHTIFAEGEPGDRLYIIISGKVKIGRRSPDGRENLLTIMGPSDMFGELSIFDPGPRTSSATTITEVRAVSMDRDALRSWIADRPEIAEQLLRVLARRLRRTNNNLADLIFTDVPGRVAKQLLQLAQRFGTQEGGAMRVTHDLTQEEIAQLVGASRETVNKALADFAHRGWIRLEGKSVLISDSERLARRAR; the protein is encoded by the coding sequence GTGGACGAGATCCTGGCGAGGGCCGGAATCTTCCAGGGGGTTGAACCCAGCGCCGTCGCCGCGCTGACCAAACAGTTGCAGCCGGTCGATTTCCCGCGCGGACATACCATTTTTGCCGAGGGAGAGCCCGGTGATCGGCTCTACATTATTATTTCCGGAAAGGTCAAGATCGGGCGCCGTTCTCCCGACGGTCGGGAAAACTTGCTGACGATCATGGGTCCCTCGGACATGTTCGGCGAGTTGTCGATCTTTGACCCCGGGCCGCGGACGTCCAGCGCGACCACGATCACCGAAGTCCGGGCGGTGTCGATGGACCGCGACGCCCTGCGCTCATGGATTGCTGATCGTCCTGAGATCGCCGAACAGCTGTTGCGGGTCCTCGCCCGCCGGCTGCGCCGCACCAACAACAACCTGGCTGATCTCATCTTCACTGATGTGCCCGGCCGGGTCGCCAAGCAGTTGCTACAGCTGGCCCAGCGTTTCGGCACCCAGGAGGGTGGGGCGATGCGGGTCACCCACGATTTGACGCAGGAGGAGATCGCCCAGCTGGTCGGAGCGTCCCGGGAGACTGTGAACAAAGCGCTGGCCGATTTCGCCCACCGCGGCTGGATCCGTTTGGAGGGCAAGAGTGTGTTGATCTCGGACTCGGAAAGGCTAGCCCGCCGAGCGAGGTAA
- the nth gene encoding endonuclease III: MNRKLAQAFPHAHCELDFTNPLELTVATILSAQSTDKRVNLTTPSLFARYRTALDYAQADRTELENLIRPTGFYRNKAATLIKLGQALVERFDGEVPATMEELVSLPGIGRKTANVILGNAFGVPGITVDTHFLRLVKRWRWTAETDPVKVEHAVGELIERREWTALSHRVIFHGRRVCHARKPACGVCVLAKDCPSFGLGPTEPPIAAALVQGPEAEHLLALAGL, encoded by the coding sequence ATGAATCGCAAGCTGGCACAAGCTTTTCCACACGCTCACTGCGAGCTTGACTTCACGAATCCACTCGAGCTGACGGTAGCGACCATATTGTCGGCACAGAGCACCGACAAGCGGGTGAACCTGACCACCCCGTCGTTGTTCGCGCGCTACCGGACGGCGCTGGACTACGCGCAGGCGGACCGCACCGAACTGGAAAACCTCATCCGTCCCACGGGTTTCTACCGCAACAAAGCGGCGACGCTGATCAAGCTCGGCCAAGCGCTGGTCGAGCGGTTTGACGGTGAGGTGCCCGCCACCATGGAAGAGCTGGTGTCGTTACCCGGCATAGGACGTAAGACCGCCAACGTCATCCTTGGAAACGCGTTCGGTGTCCCGGGAATCACGGTTGACACCCACTTTTTGCGGCTGGTCAAGCGGTGGCGCTGGACCGCGGAGACGGACCCGGTCAAGGTCGAGCACGCGGTTGGCGAACTGATCGAACGTCGCGAGTGGACCGCCCTGAGCCACCGCGTGATCTTCCACGGCCGGCGTGTGTGCCATGCTCGCAAACCGGCGTGCGGCGTATGCGTGCTGGCCAAGGATTGCCCGTCGTTCGGGCTCGGTCCCACCGAGCCGCCGATCGCGGCCGCACTCGTCCAAGGTCCGGAAGCCGAACACCTCCTGGCTCTGGCCGGTCTATAG
- a CDS encoding TlpA family protein disulfide reductase: MSTRWTIAILVLVTALLIALMVELRATFVPALSPTNPVTENREHRDADTPAALAGPRQRANLPPCPSAAAGPGSTALRGVIVQCAADGSAVDVARALAGRWVVLDLWAYWCAPCTAELPAMAEYQRRAGPAVMVVTVHQDENETAGLLRLAQLGVRLPTLQDGRRRIAAALRVPNVMPATIVLRPDGSVAQVLPRAFGSADEIMAAVGNHA, from the coding sequence ATGAGTACTCGCTGGACCATTGCAATTCTGGTGTTGGTCACCGCTCTGCTTATTGCGCTGATGGTCGAGTTACGCGCAACCTTCGTGCCGGCACTGAGCCCGACGAACCCGGTAACCGAAAACCGCGAACACCGAGACGCAGACACTCCGGCTGCGCTGGCAGGACCCCGGCAGCGGGCCAACTTGCCGCCGTGTCCTTCCGCCGCAGCGGGGCCCGGTTCGACGGCGCTGCGCGGCGTCATCGTGCAATGCGCGGCGGACGGGTCGGCGGTCGACGTGGCGCGGGCGCTGGCGGGGCGGTGGGTGGTCCTCGACTTGTGGGCATATTGGTGCGCACCGTGCACGGCTGAATTGCCCGCGATGGCCGAGTATCAGCGGCGTGCCGGGCCGGCGGTGATGGTGGTGACCGTGCATCAAGACGAGAACGAGACGGCGGGGTTGTTGCGCTTGGCGCAGTTAGGTGTTCGGCTGCCCACTCTGCAAGACGGCCGCCGCCGCATCGCGGCGGCGTTGCGAGTCCCCAATGTGATGCCCGCGACGATCGTATTGCGGCCTGACGGTAGCGTGGCGCAGGTCCTGCCACGAGCTTTCGGCAGTGCCGACGAGATTATGGCTGCGGTTGGGAACCACGCGTGA
- a CDS encoding NUDIX hydrolase translates to MSPAVPLSPEGSPPWLRRLVDNVGQIPDAYRRRLPADVLAMVTAAKASATVRSDGRDAAVLVLFSGPDSGPAGGAVPDEADLLLTVRASTLRHHAGQAAFPGGASEPGDDGPVATALREAHEETGIDPRRLRPLATLERTFIAPSRFHVVPVLAYSPDPGPVAVVNEAETAVVARVPVRAFINPANRLMVYRRSFSHRFAGPAFMLNEMLVWGFTGQVISAMLDVAGWAQPWDTTDVRELDEAMALVGKEGGAPR, encoded by the coding sequence GTGAGCCCAGCGGTTCCGCTGAGTCCTGAGGGGAGCCCGCCGTGGCTGCGGCGGCTGGTCGATAACGTCGGTCAGATTCCGGACGCATATCGGCGCCGGCTGCCAGCCGATGTGCTGGCGATGGTCACCGCCGCCAAGGCGAGTGCGACAGTGCGCTCCGACGGACGCGACGCCGCAGTGCTGGTGCTGTTCTCCGGACCGGACTCGGGTCCTGCCGGCGGCGCTGTTCCCGACGAGGCCGACCTGCTGCTGACCGTGCGGGCCTCGACACTGCGCCACCACGCGGGTCAGGCGGCCTTCCCCGGCGGCGCGTCCGAACCCGGCGATGACGGGCCGGTGGCCACCGCGCTGCGCGAGGCTCACGAAGAGACCGGGATTGACCCGCGCCGACTGCGTCCGCTGGCCACCCTCGAGCGCACCTTCATCGCGCCTTCACGTTTCCATGTGGTGCCGGTACTGGCCTATTCGCCGGACCCCGGCCCGGTGGCTGTCGTCAACGAAGCCGAAACAGCCGTGGTGGCGCGGGTACCGGTACGTGCTTTCATCAATCCGGCCAATCGGCTCATGGTGTACCGCCGCAGCTTCAGCCACCGCTTTGCCGGGCCGGCGTTCATGTTGAACGAAATGCTGGTCTGGGGATTCACCGGCCAGGTGATTTCGGCGATGCTGGATGTGGCCGGCTGGGCGCAGCCGTGGGACACCACTGACGTGCGTGAGCTGGACGAGGCGATGGCGCTGGTGGGCAAGGAAGGCGGTGCGCCGCGATGA
- the marP gene encoding acid resistance serine protease MarP produces MTSSQWLDVAVLAVAFIAAISGWRSGALGSMLSFIGVLLGAVAGVLLAPHIVTHISAPRAKLFAALFLILALVVVGEVAGVVLGRAVRGAIHSRPIRFVDSLVGVALQMVVVLIAAWLLATPLTQSKDQPSLAAAVRGSRVLAQVNDVAPSWLKTVPRRLSALLNTSGLPAILEPFSRTPVVAVAAPDAALADNPVVAAAQPSVVKIRAIAPSCQKVLEGSGFVIAPERVMTNAHVVAGSNSVTVAASGNSYDATVVSYDPRVDIAILAVPNLPPAPLAFADAAAKTGTDVLVLGYPGGGDFVATPARIREIIELDGPDIYRNATVTREVYTIRASIEQGDSGGPMIDVNGHVLGVVFGAAVDENDTGFVLTAKEVASQLAHIGDTQPVSTEGCVS; encoded by the coding sequence ATGACCTCATCGCAGTGGCTGGACGTCGCCGTGCTGGCCGTCGCCTTTATCGCGGCCATCTCCGGGTGGCGCTCAGGAGCGTTGGGGTCGATGCTGTCGTTCATCGGCGTGCTGCTGGGTGCGGTCGCCGGGGTGCTGCTGGCCCCGCATATCGTCACCCATATCAGTGCTCCGCGCGCGAAGCTGTTCGCTGCGCTTTTTTTGATCCTGGCGCTGGTCGTCGTTGGTGAAGTGGCCGGTGTGGTGCTGGGCCGGGCGGTGCGCGGCGCGATCCACAGTCGCCCAATCCGATTCGTCGACTCGCTTGTGGGCGTCGCCCTGCAGATGGTGGTGGTTTTGATCGCGGCCTGGTTACTCGCGACACCGCTGACCCAATCGAAAGACCAGCCCAGCTTGGCCGCTGCCGTTCGTGGTTCACGGGTTCTGGCTCAGGTCAACGACGTTGCGCCGAGCTGGTTGAAAACCGTGCCCAGAAGGCTGTCCGCACTGCTGAATACCTCAGGTCTGCCCGCGATTCTGGAGCCGTTCAGCCGCACTCCGGTTGTCGCGGTGGCAGCACCCGACGCCGCACTGGCTGATAACCCTGTGGTGGCTGCCGCCCAACCAAGTGTGGTCAAGATCCGGGCCATCGCACCCAGCTGCCAGAAAGTGCTGGAGGGCAGCGGATTTGTGATCGCGCCCGAAAGGGTGATGACGAATGCGCACGTGGTAGCCGGGTCGAATAGTGTCACGGTCGCCGCCAGCGGCAATTCCTACGATGCCACCGTTGTGTCGTACGACCCAAGGGTCGACATCGCCATTCTGGCCGTCCCCAACCTGCCTCCGGCTCCGCTGGCGTTCGCCGACGCTGCGGCGAAGACAGGCACTGACGTGCTCGTGCTGGGCTATCCCGGCGGCGGTGATTTCGTCGCAACCCCGGCCAGGATTCGTGAAATCATCGAACTCGACGGTCCTGATATCTACCGCAATGCGACAGTCACCCGCGAGGTGTACACCATCAGGGCCAGTATTGAGCAAGGCGATTCGGGCGGGCCGATGATCGACGTCAACGGCCATGTGCTCGGCGTGGTCTTCGGTGCGGCTGTCGACGAGAATGACACCGGTTTCGTGCTCACCGCCAAGGAAGTGGCCAGTCAGCTGGCGCATATCGGCGACACCCAGCCGGTGAGCACCGAAGGATGCGTCAGCTGA
- a CDS encoding alpha/beta fold hydrolase, producing the protein MGPPDPSVTRIHGPWRHLDVHANGIRFHVVEAASADHDVTTPPTARPLVVLLHGFASFWWSWRHQLRGLSGARVVAVDLRGYGGSDKPPRGYDGWTLAGDTAGLIRALGHASAILVGHADGGLVCWATSVLHPRLVRAIALISSPHPAALRRSALTRRDQGRALLPSLLKYQLPIWPERVLTRNNADEIERLVRSRASAKWVASEDFSESIRHLRQAIQIPSAAHSALEYQRWAVRSQLREEGRRFMKAINRHHGIPVLHLRGDADPYILGDAVERTQRYAPHGHYVSIAGAGHYSHEEAPEEVNRHLRRFIGQLREPWLS; encoded by the coding sequence ATGGGTCCGCCCGATCCGTCGGTAACCCGTATCCACGGACCGTGGCGTCATCTGGACGTGCACGCCAACGGCATCCGCTTCCACGTAGTCGAGGCAGCGTCGGCCGACCACGATGTGACCACACCGCCGACGGCGCGGCCGCTGGTGGTCCTGTTACATGGTTTCGCCTCGTTCTGGTGGTCGTGGCGTCATCAATTGCGGGGATTGAGCGGGGCCCGGGTGGTCGCAGTCGACCTGCGCGGCTACGGCGGCAGCGACAAGCCGCCCCGCGGCTACGATGGCTGGACGCTCGCCGGGGACACCGCTGGGTTGATCCGCGCGCTGGGGCATGCGTCGGCGATTCTGGTTGGCCATGCCGACGGCGGGTTGGTCTGCTGGGCCACGTCGGTGCTTCATCCCCGGCTAGTGCGCGCCATCGCCCTGATCAGCTCCCCGCACCCGGCGGCACTGCGCCGGTCAGCGCTGACGCGACGCGATCAAGGACGCGCATTGCTACCGTCGCTGTTGAAATACCAGCTGCCGATTTGGCCGGAACGTGTGCTCACCCGAAACAACGCGGATGAGATCGAACGTTTAGTGCGTAGCCGCGCCAGCGCTAAATGGGTTGCGTCCGAAGATTTCTCGGAATCGATTCGTCACCTCAGGCAAGCGATCCAGATTCCGTCCGCAGCGCATTCCGCACTCGAGTACCAGCGCTGGGCTGTGCGCAGCCAGCTGCGTGAGGAGGGCCGTCGTTTTATGAAGGCGATCAACCGGCATCACGGAATCCCGGTGCTGCACTTGCGCGGCGATGCCGATCCCTACATACTGGGCGACGCCGTTGAACGAACCCAGCGATACGCCCCGCATGGGCACTATGTATCCATTGCCGGCGCTGGACATTACAGCCACGAAGAGGCGCCAGAGGAAGTCAACCGCCACCTGAGGCGGTTTATCGGGCAGCTGCGCGAGCCGTGGCTCAGCTGA
- a CDS encoding phage holin family protein codes for MNKADRKSVESEAAETDRGNGVPGALTTIPLTDPYAASGQPSIGDLVKTASAQVSTLVRAEVELARAEIARDIKKGLTGSVFFISALVVLFYSTFFFFFFLAELLDTWLWRWVSFLIVFGIMVIVTAMLALLGFLKLRRIRGPRQTIETVKKTRTAFSPGHDKTSEPAVSAFDAKTPPDPSGW; via the coding sequence GTGAACAAGGCCGATCGTAAAAGCGTGGAAAGTGAAGCGGCCGAAACCGACCGTGGGAATGGTGTGCCCGGCGCGCTGACCACCATTCCGTTGACCGATCCATACGCCGCTTCCGGGCAACCGTCGATCGGTGACCTGGTCAAAACTGCTTCCGCTCAGGTGTCAACGCTGGTTCGGGCCGAGGTTGAGCTGGCCCGTGCCGAAATCGCCCGCGACATCAAGAAGGGCCTGACCGGCAGCGTGTTCTTCATTTCAGCGCTGGTGGTGCTGTTTTACTCCACGTTCTTTTTCTTCTTCTTCCTGGCTGAACTGCTCGACACCTGGTTATGGCGCTGGGTGTCGTTTCTCATCGTTTTCGGGATCATGGTCATCGTCACCGCGATGCTGGCACTGTTGGGTTTTCTCAAACTGCGCCGCATCCGGGGGCCCCGGCAAACGATCGAAACTGTGAAGAAAACCCGCACCGCGTTCAGTCCCGGCCACGACAAGACCAGCGAGCCAGCGGTTTCTGCCTTCGACGCCAAGACACCTCCCGATCCCTCAGGCTGGTAA
- a CDS encoding serine protease, translating into MQTVHRCVAAAVAVLTSVLALVGLSGTTATADDKVPLGGGAGIVVNGDTLCTLTTIGTDNAGDLVGFTSAHCGGPGAQVAAEAAKDRGTLGTMVAGNDNLDYAVIRFDPARVAPVANYDGFLIAGIGPDPAFGQIACKQGRTTGNSCGVTWGPGQDPGTIVMQVCGRPGDSGGPVTVNNLLVGMIHGAFSENLPTCVIKYIPLHTPAVVVSINAVLADVNSKNRPGAGFVPVPV; encoded by the coding sequence GTGCAGACCGTGCACCGGTGTGTGGCAGCGGCGGTAGCGGTCCTGACCTCGGTGCTGGCTCTGGTCGGTCTGTCCGGTACCACTGCGACTGCCGACGACAAAGTCCCGTTAGGGGGCGGTGCAGGCATCGTCGTCAACGGCGACACGCTGTGCACCCTGACCACGATCGGCACGGACAACGCCGGCGACCTGGTCGGTTTCACGTCCGCCCATTGTGGCGGGCCCGGTGCTCAGGTCGCCGCTGAGGCGGCGAAAGATCGCGGCACGCTAGGCACTATGGTTGCCGGCAACGACAACCTCGACTACGCGGTGATCCGGTTCGACCCGGCCAGAGTGGCCCCCGTCGCCAACTACGACGGGTTTTTGATCGCCGGTATCGGACCGGACCCGGCCTTCGGCCAAATCGCCTGCAAACAAGGCCGCACCACGGGCAACTCCTGCGGGGTGACCTGGGGCCCGGGTCAAGACCCCGGCACCATCGTGATGCAGGTCTGTGGCCGGCCCGGTGACTCCGGGGGGCCGGTCACCGTCAACAATCTCCTGGTCGGAATGATCCACGGTGCGTTCAGTGAAAACCTGCCGACCTGCGTGATCAAATACATTCCGCTGCACACTCCGGCGGTGGTGGTGTCCATTAACGCCGTGCTGGCCGACGTCAACAGCAAAAACCGGCCGGGTGCCGGGTTCGTGCCGGTGCCGGTTTGA